In a single window of the Etheostoma spectabile isolate EspeVRDwgs_2016 chromosome 3, UIUC_Espe_1.0, whole genome shotgun sequence genome:
- the LOC116684427 gene encoding C1q-related factor, with protein sequence MRAIVLMCLLHAAIAVAPTYPWNGIGNGNQTPNPNPKTDSACATDEGSCRCCVMLKEMNRLRTYFNTTMNNLEKEYSQTVQSLENIQASYTAVSVALFNEFKCLGPNQINTPVIYKHVFINLGNGYSVDTGIFTVPRPGVYSLALTVYSDSGSPGSKLAACASLLLNGQLVAGTREINMEDQEDSATTVVALHLKAGDKVTVNLSAGCYLCDDSNHYNTFSAFLLYPE encoded by the exons ATGAGAG CTATTGTACTGATGTGTCTGCTGCATGCAGCCATTGCTGTCGCACCTACATATCCATGGAATGGAATTGGCAATGGCAACCAAACACCGAATCCAAACCCCAAGACAGACAGTG cCTGTGCGACAGACGAGGGTTCTTGTAGATGCTGTGTGATGCTTAAAGAGATGAACAGACTGAGGACGTACTTTAACACGACCATGAATAATTTGGAGAAGGAATATTCACAAACGGTGCAAAGTCTCGAAAATATTCAAG CCAGCTACACTGCTGTCTCTGTCGCTCTATTCAATGAGTTCAAGTGTCTCGGCCCCAACCAAATCAACACCCCGGTCATCTATAAACATGTCTTTATCAATCTTGGTAATGGGTACAGTGTGGACACTGGTATCTTCACTGTTCCACGCCCTGGTGTCTATAGCCTCGCCCTCACTGTCTACAGTGACTCTGGTTCTCCTGGTAGCAAGTTGGCTGCCTGcgccagtctgctgctgaatgGCCAATTGGTGGCAGGAACCAGAGAAATAAATATGGAAGACCAAGAGGACAGTGCTACTACTGTTGTTGCCCTCCACCTGAAAGCTGGGGACAAGGTGACGGTGAACCTGTCTGCTGGATGTTATCTTTGCGATGACAGCAACCATTATAACACTTTCAGTGCTTTTCTGCTTTATCCTGAATAA
- the LOC116686082 gene encoding complement C1q-like protein 4: MRAILLLCLLQAAFGQYSWDRSASSATPTSGVCLSDLTSCGCCLMRKKMERMESFFNVSVDAMSKELKKSRTALNNIRESRSAFSVALNNAKQVSCFGPFNIKTVVIYKHVFINLGDGYSVDTGIFTVPRSGVYSVALTAYSKAVSPFTTLAVCAELLVNGQVITGTRDMNIEDLEDSDTFVLAIQLKAGDKVAVNLPTGCFLCDDSNHYNTFTGFLLYATD; the protein is encoded by the exons ATGAGAG CTATTTTATTGCTGTGTCTGCTGCAAGCAGCTTTTGGTCAGTATTCCTGGGACAGAAGCGCCTCCTCAGCAACGCCAACATCCGGAG tGTGTCTTTCGGATCTGACATCATGTGGCTGCTGTCTGATGCGGAAGAAGATGGAGAGGATGGAGAGCTTCTTTAACGTTAGCGTTGACGCAATGAGCAAGGAGCTGAAAAAATCAAGAACAGCCCTCAACAATATTAGAG AAAGCCGCAGTGCCTTCTCTGTCGCTCTCAACAATGCCAAACAAGTAAGCTGCTTTGGCCCCTTCAACATCAAAACTGTGGTCATCTACAAACATGTCTTCATCAACCTGGGTGATGGCTACAGTGTGGATACCGGTATCTTCACTGTTCCACGCTCTGGTGTCTACAGCGTCGCCCTCACTGCCTACAGTAAAGCTGTTTCTCCTTTTACTACCTTGGCAGTCTGCGCTGAACTGCTGGTGAACGGCCAGGTAATAACAGGAACAAGAGACATGAATATTGAAGACCTAGAGGACAGTGACACTTTTGTTTTGGCCATCCAACTGAAGGCTGGGGACAAGGTGGCTGTCAACCTGCCCACTGGATGTTTCCTCTGCGATGACAGCAACCACTACAACACATTCACTGGTTTCCTGCTGTATGCTACTGACTAA
- the cbln18 gene encoding cerebellin 18, with protein sequence MVVLPLLFLLGSLFHCGHVEAQSTSASELLKQAALQWNGPVTCDKWDCDCAFKERGCCCVAKDMFQLEEDTFMRMKYLWQGIGTLNHRVQDLTDGVRVAFKATMNPNYTTPGSTEYCFGPFNINVPIPYSVVTLNHDNAYNPSLGIFTARSAGVYVFSFTVYSYVTEYGRLYHKVQLMKNGNVIASVWEDNREDSEDNANQVVVLELQRGDQVYVELASGRKLCKYLEYNIFTGYILYPQPSPYSIDFGF encoded by the exons atggTTGTATTACCACTTTTGTTCCTGCTGGGGTCGTTGTTTCACTGTGGTCATGTGGAGGCCCAGTCCACCAGCGCCAGTGAATTACTGAAACAAGCTGCAC TCCAATGGAACGGACCTGTGACCTGTGACAAATGGGACTGCGATTGTGCCTTCAAAGAGCGTGGCTGCTGCTGTGTAGCCAAAGACATGTTTCAGTTAGAAGAGGACACCTTCATGAGGATGAAATATTTGTGGCAGGGTATCGGCACACTGAACCACAGAGTACAGGACCTCACAG atggcgtCCGTGTTGCCTTCAAAGCCACCATGAATCCAAATTATACCACGCCTGGATCTACTGAATATTGCTTTGGTCCTTTCAATATTAATGTGCCAATCCCCTACTCTGTCGTCACTCTTAACCATGACAATGCATATAACCCTTCCTTGG GTATCTTCACTGCCCGTTCTGCTGGTGTTTATGTCTTTTCCTTCACAGTCTACTCTTATGTGACAGAGTATGGGCGCCTCTACCATAAA GTCCAGCTGATGAAAAATGGGAACGTCATTGCCAGCGTGTGGGAGGACAATCGAGAAGATAGTGAAGACAATGCCAATCAG GTGGTGGTACTGGAGCTGCAGAGAGGTGATCAGGTCTACGTTGAGCTGGCATCCGGAAGGAAGCTCTGCAAATACTTGGAGTATAATATTTTTACTGGTTACATACTGTACCCCCAACCTTCCCCCTACTCTATTGACTTTGGCTTCTAA